The Salvia miltiorrhiza cultivar Shanhuang (shh) chromosome 1, IMPLAD_Smil_shh, whole genome shotgun sequence genome has a window encoding:
- the LOC130987409 gene encoding mediator of RNA polymerase II transcription subunit 20a-like, with product MPIKWILHWQPNPGTTVNTQILSEVSQCAESINGVKEGRWKTTLSFYKAMVREQAIANDFPRDFVGISLAEQPGKYFLVIRGQRLVVEAESSIQMIMEKLQSYKTRVALNFEGNQYQLGDFQLRVGKVVPMNSENLRGIVMEMEYVPISSWEKSREIMGDFFELWQEALSKRSLPGHFVHNEPNFAEYGLPDQYGMQHTAIQYANITAQIVATSQSVQAPRN from the exons ATGCCCATCAAATG GATTTTGCACTGGCAGCCCAACCCGGGCACGACGGTGAACACCCAAATCCTCTCAGAAGTGTCTCAGTGCGCTGAGAGCATCAATGGCGTTAAAGAAGGGCGCTGGAAAACCACTCTCAGTTTCTACAAAGCCATGGTCAGAG AACAAGCTATTGCGAATGACTTTCCTCGTGATTTTGTGGGGATTTCGCTTGCGGAGCAGCCCGGCAAATATTTCTTAGTAATTAGAGGGCAGCGTCTTGTAGTGGAGGCGGAGTCGAGTATTCAGATGATAATGGAGAAACTACAATCTTATAAAACACGAGTTGCTCTTAATTTTGAG GGAAACCAATATCAACTTGGCGACTTTCAGTTGCGAGTAGGGAAGGTTGTCCCAATGAACTCGGAGAATTTGAGGGGCATAGTTATGGAG ATGGAGTATGTACCGATTTCATCGTGGGAGAAATCACGCGAAATCATGGGCGATTTCTTTGAACTTTGGCAAGAAGCCCTCTCAAAAAGATCGTTACCGGGTCATTTTGTACACAACGAACCAAACTTTGCAGAATACGGCCTCCCGGATCAGTACGGGATGCAGCACACAGCTATCCAGTATGCCAATATCACTGCTCAAATTGTAGCAACTTCTCAGTCAGTACAGGCCCCTAGAAACTAG